A segment of the Solanum lycopersicum chromosome 9, SLM_r2.1 genome:
AAAGACGATGAAAAAAGGGGAGAAAGCTTTGTTCACTATACCTCCAGATATGGCATATGGTGAATCTGGATCCCCTCCAACTATTCCTCCAAATGCCACTTTACAGTTTGAAGTGGAATTGCTTTCTTGGATTAGTGTCAAAGACATATGCAAGGATGGTGGAATATTCAAGAAGATACTTATCGAAGGAGAGGGATGGCAGAATCCGAAGGATCTTGATGAAGTGTTTGGTTAGTAAACTATCAAACTTTCATGTTCTCCGTTGTGGTTTTTCTTCTCAAGAACCTTAGGATTGATGTGAATTCCTTTATCGGTTTCTTTATTGCAGTTAAATACGAGGCTCGCCTTGAGGATGGAACAGTTGTATCAAAATCCGATGGAGTGGAATTCACTGTGGAAGATGGTATCTTCTGCATTCTTTTAGCTATGTTGTTCAGGTGTATGCGTGTCGCATTTATTGAGGATGTAACATGGATGTGGCAACATTTTGGagagtccaagcaacatagCTTCTTAGGCTCTTTTTAATCTCTTTCGGAAGTAGAGTTGATAACATTAATCTGGTGTTTCTTGTATAGGCTATTGCTGTCCTGCTTTGTCGAAAGCTGTTAAGACAATGAAGAAAGGAGAGAAAGTCATACTGACTGTGAAGCCACAATGTAAGTTAAAACCATTTCTGCTCTAGATATGTTCCTTCGTATTCGTTTATGTGATGATTAACTGATGCTTTTGCAGATGCATTTGGACAGACGGGTAAAGTGGGAAGCGGAGAAGACGGTGGGGTCCCACCAAATGCCACCCttcaaataaatcttgaattgaTTTCTTGGAAGATTGTCTCTGAAGTAACAAATGACAAGAAGGTTCTGAAGAGGATTTTGAAGGAAGGAGAGGGCTATGAACGCCCAAATGACAGTGCTCTTGTGAAAGGTACGAAAAAGTTAAACTACTTAGTGATCGCGTCACAGATAGATATTTATGATTATCCCTCTGTATTAATTTGCTTTTTCTTGCAGTGAAATTGATCGGAAAACTTCAGGACGGGACTGTTTTTGTAAAGAAAGGACATAATGAGGGGGAGCCATTTGAGTTTAAGATAGATGAAGGTAATGTCTTCTTGCTACTGATTATGCcaattatttgatatattttcacTAATATCTTTTTTCTATCTACAACTAGCATAGTTTCTTACTTCACTTGATTTCTTTATGCAGAACAAGTAGTTGATGGACTAGATAAAGCggtgaaaaaaatgaagaagggCGAAATTGCTCTGATAACAATTCAACCAGAGTATGCATTTGGTGCATTCGATTCTCCTCAAGACTTAGCTGTTGTTCCTGGCAATTCGGTCGTGTATTATGAAGTTGAGTTGGTGTCATTTGTGAAGGTTGGTGCTcttgaattttctttgttttccatGTCTTAAGCAAGTAACAATGGAAGCAGCGGTGGAACTAGGGGGGCGGAAGGGGTTCACTCCGAATCCCTTCACTGCTAAATTAAATTGTATAGACAAGGTCAAAAAGTATCTGTTTCCTAGTCTAGAAATACTAGATGTTGAGTCCCCTGGCTTCGTtgtgtttatttgttcatattttgtATCCATCCTGGTTCCGCTGCTGTTGGGAAGAGTAAGATTAATCATCAAAAAACTTAAACATGCAGGAGAAGGAATCCTGGGATATGAGTACTCAGGAAAAAATTGAAGCTGCAGGAAAGAAAAAGGAGGAAGGAAATGTATTGTTCAAGGCCGGGAAGTATGTGAGAGCATCAAAGAGATACGAAAAGGTATATTTAcggttaaagttaatgaaaaaaACAGTTTTATGACCTTATTATTCTGATGACATATAGTTGACTATGCTATTTTTATACTGTTCAGGCTGTGAGCTTCATCGAGTATGAATCCTCGTTCAGTGACGATGAGAAGCAGCAAGCTAAACTTCTAAAAGTTACTTCCAATCTGAACAATGCCGCGTGCAAGCTGAAACTGAAGGAATACAAAGAAGCAGCAAAACTCTGTTCTAAAGTCTTGGAGATTGAcagtaaaaatgtcaaagctCTATACAGAAGGGCTCAAGCTTACATTCAACTCGTCGATTTGGACTTAGCAGAACTTGATATCAAGAAAGCACTTGAAATCGATCCAGATAACAGGTAAAAGAATTTGTCTTTTTCTATGTTCCTCGTCGTTAGATCCTCCAAAATACATAGCTTTCCAAGAGTACGAGCGCAACATAGCATTTAAATCGTATATTATTGTGCTTATATTGTGGTATGGATGATTCAGGGATGTCAAGTTAGAATACAAAGTCTTGAAAGAAAAGATAAAGGAGTATAACAAGAAGGATGCTCAATTTTATGGCAATATTTTTGCAAAGATGAACAAATTAGAGCAAGTAAGTTTGACAAAATGACACTAAtgaattgttattgtatttaagtaagattattaaattataatatcataCTGATTCTGTTACTTATTGTAAATACAGAGTGGAGGAGCAAAAAATGAGGCAGCACCAATGACTATAGATAGTAAGGCTTAACCAAGAACATGAAGATCAATGACACTTTCATAATGTGTAGTGTTGACATTGGGCTTGGTTGTACTCGAGTGTTTTGAGAAATGCATAATAAAcaatcttatttttatatactttgACTGAGCACGAAGTTTAAGAGCTaaagggttttttttaaaaaatattttgatattaaatttgTTATGGAATGTTAGAATCGAAAACATTACTAAATATAGAAAAGAGGGTATACTTGTTGAGATATATCATAAGAAAAAGTGCAATAAGACATAACATAAGATCAACCTCACTAGTTCAAAACTCCAAATTGCATACATTAtaactaaaatacaaaaatcacaACAAAACCTCCTAGAACAATAGTGATTTATTCATTGGCAATGTCAAACAATTGaacacacactcacacacaaACATGAGTATGTGTCCAAATATAGACAACAACATGCCTTATTCCttaaaaggacaaaaaaaaaacatatctttAGGTCACAACATGATCAATCAATTGTTGATATCATCTTCAAATACAGCATCAGGTGTTTGATGAGCAGTGAAGCAACATTTTGCACATCCCTTGCCATAACGGAACCCACGGCAACAGCCATATCTGCAACCTCTCCATGGATATCCGTTACGACCTCCTCCACGTCCAGGGTAGGCCCCACCACGCCCAGGGTAGCCCCCACCGCGTCCATTCCCCGGGTACCCACCACCTCCGAGCTGAGCTTCTTGTACATCACCACTCGCCTTATTTTCTTCTATAGTTAAGACAGATTCATAAtttaaacttaataattttGTGTATAGTTACTATGGTAAGTATTATGAGTCATTTTGTCATcattacttattattattatataaaataataatatttataacaaaagtttaatttaaaattgagaATAATGACTTACTTTGAGTAGATGAAGCTCCCACTTGTAAAGAAATAAGGACAATAGCAATTAAAAGACCAAAAATGAGCAAATTTTTAGTTGAAgccattttgaattttttttttttttaaagtttcttaGAGATATAGAGTATAGTGTGATGGATCAAATGAAATGAACCAAAATTCTATTTATAGAGCACAAAAAATCTTGGTATTTAATTTTAAGGATTAAAGATTTGCTGGACTGAAAGATTTCACGTGAATATAAGTATGGGacatgtcatttttatttttatttttctgattttttggACCAAATTAAAAGCTTCTGAATATTATTAGAATACCATACTTCCATACAGTGACtctgattttaaaaaatttttacTCCAATAATTGTTCTTTCGTCATGCATGATGCTCTCTTTTACTGCTATAtagatcaaaataataaaattatgatattattgatctTATATCCTTATTTGAATTTTGGGCGCATTTTTGTAAGACTAAAAATAACACCAAAAGGAAAGAAGAGAGAGCATAGTATTCctatgataaaatgaacatttttaCGTCGGGCAACCCATGAAATCTAAATAGACGTGTCATCGACCTAATGACTTCAAGTGCACAATTTACATTCAAACAGTAATCAACGATTTGTGAGATTTATAATTTACATCAAGTATCACATTTCGTTATATTCTTGGTCGATATGAGAAGTCATttcaaaattagaaaacatgattcaaataaagtttaatttttgaagaaaaaaaaaggtctaTTCGTACGAGTCTTATCGATAAATAGTTGTCAACTAGATTTGAACTCTAGTAAAAGGGTCAAAAGCAACATCTCCCCAACCACttttgttaatttaaaaaataaaatatttgtaaagttTGTGAAAAATTATAGTGTATAATTATGGCCTTTTAAATGATAACACTAGTACTATTtctctcatttatgtgatgtacttattttcttaatttaataaagaaCAATTTTAATTTGTCATTTCACCAGTAATAAAACGATTAATAactatacaaatatttataacttgttgtatcacaagtttcaaaaattaaaaaaaataaaattttatatccagctaaataattttaaatgcaTTAGGATAAAGAGAGTAATGCTTTTAAAATACAAGACAccataatatatgttttttagaaaaaataagaaaaaaatgcttGAAAACAACTTTACAGAAAGTATTATTTAAAGCACATAGAGGCGTATGAGAAAATGGGATAAGATTTGGAATGTATGCAAATCGATTAATTTATAAGTCAACCTTTTATAAATTCTCCTCCAAATTACAAAAACCCAATGTATTTGACCTTTTCAaatctcaattattttttacaatctTTCATTTAACGATTGGTAATCGTTTTGAACTCgaataacataaatttatatcaaaaagacttattttaaaataaaagattttttatcaaaaataattttttatatttatgattaaaattggAGACCTttcataaatatcaattaattttgtaattatcAATCTAAATTCGCTTGCCACTCATGCACGTGATGACCTTTAGAAGCTGTTTggataaataagaaaattttttccaaaaaaacaaggtataaatatatatttatatatatcttaaaattgTAGTAAATATTAGATATGGACgcataacttttaaaaatataaaaactcaaTATTGACTTTTATAGAACAAATTTTTAATATGCATTTAAATTAGaccaattaatttttataagtaGGACAATTAAAGTAGGCCAAAGAGATAATACGTGGAATCGCAAGATGTGTGCACTAAATTGATGGATCTagttaaacataaaatattcaaattcacTATTTCTATGACTCGAATTTACAAATCCTAAATAGAAAAATGATTCGAATTTACAAATTCCACTGACTCTTTGTCTCCTTAGAAAATATTACTCTACTCTCTGttccaaaacaaaatattagCTCTTTCCATGtttgaaaatcaataaatacaagATATCATGTACTGAGTTATACATTCGGATTTAGAATTAAGTatgattaagaaaaataaagtgacaaTCATTTTGAGATTAAATAAACTCTAGGAGTGATATTTAATTTGAGATAGgaaatatagtaaaaatatgtaattaaggGCGGAGTCAGAAGGAAATTTACTATAAATTTGATCAAGTTTAATAAATTTAGAGGttaaaacatcaattattttgaacCGAAGAGAATAGTAGTAGTTCTCAACCATAAATGCCTTGTCGAAAATGCAAATGGTTatccaaaaagaaaaggaaaaagtactCTTTAAATATATCCAACTGCCAACTTAATTACTTGGCTCCATTAATTAATGCCATCTTCAAATCTTTGCCTTTTCAATGTTTAGATCATGCTATAAATAGAGGCAAAATATTCACTAATTTCCTCATCCTTCTCCCCTCTAAATTATCACAACCTAAATATAGTAAGTTATTTATACCAAGTAAGGGGGAAAATGGGGTTAAAGGCTTTTATAATTCTAAGCCTTGTTTTGGCTATTTTTGCAATTGTAACCTCACATGTTGCAGCTAGGGAATTGGCTGAGAGCTTCACTACTACTATGGAAAATAGTAAGCTTACTTTCCCTTTATAATGACCTAATTCCTTATACTAATTCATATCATATCACACAATATGTATATAGCAAAATAATATGGGTTCGATTACTGGTTTGGAGGTGAGTTATAAATATACCTAGATACTATGCGtgtgtaaaataaattaaataaggtACTTAGTTGTGCAATATAGAAAGTCGAATAACTAATACATGTGTAAGAACTTATCATGCCATGAATTCAAATGATAagtatttaaaagttgaatctgtttaaatttaaattatgaatcgTCTAGCGATAGATATAGAATGTACACATAACATGCACATGTATGATTTTTATTGCAGCAAAGGAAAATGAGGTAAATGATGCTAAATATCCTGGAGGAGGTTATGGAGGGTACCCtggtggtggtcgtggaggttATGGAGGGTATCCTGGTGGTGGTCGTGGACGTGGAGGTTATGGAGGGTACCCTGGTGGTGGTCGTGGACGTGGAGGTTATGGAGGGTACCCTGGTGGTGGTCGTGGACGTGGACGTGGAGGTTATGGAGGTGGATATTGCTCCTATGGTTGTTGTGAAAGGAATTACTATGGTAATGGTTGCAATAGGTGTTGTTACTCCAAAAGTGAAGCTATGAATAAAGTCACCCAAGCTAAGCCTCACAACTAAAATTTCTAAgttatagtaatattttatgtaGTGTGTGTTTTAGTAGCaagtaaaatagtttttaatttgttgttgGGAGTTTGAATAAATGTAGCTTCCATTCACTTCATGTGGATGGATGGTCCAatattatcttttcattttgtACGTTACCTActcttttcatatatatgtttgaatGTAATTGATATATCATAAATTCACATTAATAATTAGGTAGGTAGATCTGTTTACTTATATATCCAACatgttttctatgttttttcGATATGAATTTCTTATCTTAAGATGGTAGAAGATATTTGCGGaagaatttttataaatgaaatGGAGATATGTATTTAACCCATAAAACGAGGTTTTAAGGACGTGATTTATGAGCAAAACTAAAAACACTGTttcttttcatataaattttttatttattattattaggactTAATATTTTTAAGGCATGAGAACtctatttttggaaattttaaccAGGATCATTCACCTAATAGGCTAGTCGATGTTTTTATTTAGGACAACTTTCAtctatagcaaataaaaaatttatatttgtatgttatagcaaagtttgcattaTTATAttccatagcaaatataaaaacagtataattcgctatacatatgcagttgaaataaattgtataaaacaaagtgtataaaacaagaaagagaaagacatttaagcagagaactgtataaaaacgaagtgtataaaacgaattgtattattgtaagtgtatagaacgattatatacaatttaaatgtgtataaaataagaaagagagaaagacaaaagagacttgacaaggaatatacaatcgaattgaattgtataaaacaagaaagagagaaattagatacaatttgaaaattgtataaaacgagaaagagagaaaggcaaaagaaattgGGCAGgggaatatttttattgtatataaattaatttatgttgattttaaaGAGGTTTTACTGTAttagtcatttgattttttttatgttggaCAAATTCATACTTTTAATGCTAAGAACTATCTCAAGGGcaaataggaaaaataatataatttaagccttgatttatgaaataacatatattaaagACCATTTATTTTTTGCAAGGACGACATATAATTAGAAAGAGAGAGTATTTATCATTATTAgtacttaatatttttaaaaacggcatgaaaactctattttggaaatt
Coding sequences within it:
- the FKBP65 gene encoding peptidyl-prolyl cis-trans isomerase FKBP65, which translates into the protein MDEDFEFPVSSNNAAAEEMDMDMGMGMDDIDVPEPDPVMKVDEEKEIGKSGIKKKLLKEGEGWEHPSQGDDIEVHYVGTLLDGTQFDSSCDRGTPFKFKLGEGQVIKGWDEGIKTMKKGEKALFTIPPDMAYGESGSPPTIPPNATLQFEVELLSWISVKDICKDGGIFKKILIEGEGWQNPKDLDEVFVKYEARLEDGTVVSKSDGVEFTVEDGYCCPALSKAVKTMKKGEKVILTVKPQYAFGQTGKVGSGEDGGVPPNATLQINLELISWKIVSEVTNDKKVLKRILKEGEGYERPNDSALVKVKLIGKLQDGTVFVKKGHNEGEPFEFKIDEEQVVDGLDKAVKKMKKGEIALITIQPEYAFGAFDSPQDLAVVPGNSVVYYEVELVSFVKEKESWDMSTQEKIEAAGKKKEEGNVLFKAGKYVRASKRYEKAVSFIEYESSFSDDEKQQAKLLKVTSNLNNAACKLKLKEYKEAAKLCSKVLEIDSKNVKALYRRAQAYIQLVDLDLAELDIKKALEIDPDNRDVKLEYKVLKEKIKEYNKKDAQFYGNIFAKMNKLEQSGGAKNEAAPMTIDSKA
- the LOC101255834 gene encoding glycine-rich protein-like isoform X2; translation: MASTKNLLIFGLLIAIVLISLQVGASSTQKNKASGDVQEAQLGGGGYPGNGRGGGYPGRGGAYPGRGGGRNGYPWRGCRYGCCRGFRYGKGCAKCCFTAHQTPDAVFEDDINN
- the LOC101255834 gene encoding glycine-rich protein-like isoform X1, whose product is MASTKNLLIFGLLIAIVLISLQVGASSTQKENKASGDVQEAQLGGGGYPGNGRGGGYPGRGGAYPGRGGGRNGYPWRGCRYGCCRGFRYGKGCAKCCFTAHQTPDAVFEDDINN
- the LOC101256127 gene encoding glycine-rich protein → MGLKAFIILSLVLAIFAIVTSHVAARELAESFTTTMENTKENEVNDAKYPGGGYGGYPGGGRGGYGGYPGGGRGRGGYGGYPGGGRGRGGYGGYPGGGRGRGRGGYGGGYCSYGCCERNYYGNGCNRCCYSKSEAMNKVTQAKPHN